One region of Solea senegalensis isolate Sse05_10M linkage group LG14, IFAPA_SoseM_1, whole genome shotgun sequence genomic DNA includes:
- the LOC122781072 gene encoding sphingosine 1-phosphate receptor 3-like: MINPQIYLHYNYTGKLEHRPSVGTSPGTVDTKTVVFLIVCSFIVLENLAVLVAIWRNHRFHNRMYYFIGNLALCDMLAGVAYLVNLLLSGEKTLQLSPALWFVREGSMFVALGASIFSLLAIAIERHLTMIKMRPYDANKNYRVFLLIGTCWLIAIGLGALPILGWNCLDNLPDCSTILPLYTKKYVAFCITVFMLLLLAMSVLYARIYILVKSSSQKVSKHSNSEHAMSLLRTVIIVVGVFIACWTPIFVLLLVDVACKLRCPILYKADWFIGVAVLNSAMNPIIYTLASREMRRAFVGLVCGVCYRRKAVSGSGNKQSLEPSRSRSKSWSSQNNPNQNQQGPRQTGLEREQETDTAHGEVSVVAGGATQGVHQSERMKEGSK, from the coding sequence ATGATCAACCCTCAGATTTACCTCCACTACAACTACACGGGGAAGCTGGAGCACCGGCCCAGCGTCGGCACGAGCCCCGGCACCGTGGACACCAAGACCGTCGTGTTCCTGATCGTGTGCAGCTTCATCGTCCTGGAGAACCTGGCCGTGTTGGTGGCTATATGGAGGAATCACCGGTTCCACAACCGCATGTACTACTTCATCGGCAACCTGGCGCTGTGCGACATGCTGGCCGGAGTGGCTTACCTGGTCAACCTGCTGCTGTCAGGGGAAAAGACCCTGCAGCTCTCACCTGCTCTCTGGTTTGTCAGAGAGGGCAGCATGTTTGTGGCACTCGGCGCGTCCATTTTCAGCCTCTTGGCTATTGCTATCGAGAGACACCTGACTATGATCAAAATGAGGCCCTATGATGCCAACAAGAACTACAGAGTGTTTCTGCTCATCGGGACCTGCTGGCTGATTGCCATAGGTCTTGGAGCGTTGCCTATTCTTGGCTGGAACTGTCTGGACAACCTCCCAGACTGCTCCACCATCCTCCCTCTCTACACCAAGAAATATGTGGCCTTCTGTATCACGGTTTTCATGCTCTTGCTCTTAGCCATGTCGGTCCTTTACGCCCGCATCTACATCCTGGTGAAGTCCAGCAGCCAAAAGGTGAGCAAGCACAGCAACTCGGAGCACGCCATGTCCCTGCTGCGCACGGTCATCATCGTAGTTGGCGTCTTCATCGCCTGCTGGACGCCCATCTTCGTCCTGCTCCTGGTGGATGTGGCGTGTAAGCTGCGCTGCCCCATCCTCTACAAAGCGGACTGGTTCATTGGCGTGGCTGTGCTCAACTCCGCCATGAACCCGATAATCTACACGCTGGCAAGTCGGGAAATGAGGCGCGCCTTCGTGGGTCTCGTGTGTGGCGTCTGCTACAGGAGGAAGGCTGTGAGCGGCAGCGGGAACAAGCAGTCTCTGGAGCCCAGCCGCAGCAGGAGCAAGTCCTGGAGCAGCCAGAACAACCCCAACCAGAACCAGCAGGGCCCCAGGCAGACGGGACtggagagggagcaggagaCGGACACGGCCCACGGCGAGGTGTCAGTGGTGGCAGGAGGGGCCACGCAGGGTGTTCACCAgagtgaaagaatgaaagagggGAGCAAGTGA